The stretch of DNA AGAAAGGGTCTGGAGTACACATGGCTCCATATTTTTTTGCAACCTCTTGTGTTTCATCCACCAAATAGTCAAATTGAAATCCTTTTTCTTTTGCAGTTTCTTTCATTGCATCAAAACTATCTTCTGGATAATCTGTAGAATCGTTACTGTTGATTCCAATAATTGCTATATCTTTTCCACATTTTTCATAAAGTTCATTGAGTGCATCAACTTTAGCCTTAACATATGGGCAATGATTACACATGAAAATTACCAAAATTCCTTTGTAGTTGGAATAATCCCTCAATGAATGTTTTTTATCATCGATTCCCATTAATTCAAAATCGGGAGCTATATCTCCTGTTTTTAGTTTAATTTGAGATTCTAAAAGTACCATAAGAAATCGATCTTGTTTTCAAATAAAATTCTTGCCAAGAAGACAACAATTAAAATCCACAGTTTATTGATTCCTCATGTGGGCCGGTAGTATAGCCTGGTAGTATACCCGCCTTGCACGCGGGGGGTCACGGATTCAAATTCCGTCCGGTCCACTTCTAATATCCGATCAATGTTGAATTTCAGACTTCAGGATGGATTTAAATAGGATAAGTTTTCGTTTTATTCTATGACAAGCGCAGTAGATGGATGGCCGGTATGGATTCCACTCATTGTTGGTTTAGCTCCAGGTTTAATATACTGGTTAGCAATTACCGCTAAGAGAAAATAAAATTTACATCTATTTTTAATTTCTTTTTATTCAAACTAGATAGTAGTGTAAACTGGGTTTAACGTTGTTACCTTTCTTGTTCACTATTTGATATGTTACCTGAAATTAATCCCTAATCTCAATGAAATTTATGATGAAAGCAATTTTGTGCTCATTTTTGATATTATTTTTATTTCCTGTTAGTCAAGGATTTTCACAAGAATATTATGACAATGCTCCTACACTGACAGTCTCCCTTCACCAAGATTCACAATTTATTCATCAAGATTCTGATGGCTATACAATTGTAACAGGAATTGTTGCAAATAATGACCGTCTCACTGCAGTTTCAAATATCAAAATCCAAGTAAATTTCTATGATGAACTTGATCCAAATCCGATAGAAATTGTACAAGGAACAAGTACTCTAGAAGTAATTCCTGCAAATGGAAAGTCAACATACTCAATTCGCTCCGAAACTCCAAATCCTAACATTACTCAAGCATCTGTTTCATTGCTTGGATTTGATAATTCAGTAGCAAAACAAAAGGGACTAACCGTATATTCTACTGATGTATTTTTAGATAATTCTTTTAGATTCTCAGGAGTCTTACAAAACGGTGGAGCCCCAAATTCTGATACTAACGTATATCTTGCATTTTATGATGGGTTTGAGCCCTCTAGAATACTTAGTGTATCTACAATAGAGTTGGGAGATGTAGAACCAAATGGTGAGGTTTCATTTGATATAATTGAAGATATTGATTCTAGAGCAGTTGGGTTTTTGTTATTTGCAGAATCTAACATTTTTTATTCTGATTTCATTGACATCAAAATTCCAGAACCACAAATAACTAACAAACTGGTAACTATCTCTGGAGTGTCTGTTGAGGATTCTGATGGAAATCCTATATCTGAATTATCCGTTGGTTCCAGTGTAAACATAAAAAGTGAAACTCTGATTCAATTTGTAGCAGATCAAGAATCTAATGAAACCGCATATACTTACTATGTTCAGATAAAGGAATCTGGAAAATCACCCATTGTAGAATTCATTGGAAAATTTGACGGACGATTTATCGGAACTGGTCAAGAATCTCAATCTATAGATTGGATTCCTGAAAAATCTGGATTGTTTTTCATTGAAACATTTGTGTGGGATAGAAATAATATCCCAATAGCTGATCAAGGTCCATTTGTTTTAATTGTAGTAAAATAGAATATTCCCAAATCTTCTCAAAATAATAAAATTCATGTCTGATTTAGATTACTAATGTTGTCTATGACTAGTAGATTTATTTTCAAAGAATTCTATGGTTCTATATGACAAAATTTGCGATTGTAGCAATGGGTGGAACTTTTGATATTATACATAAAGGACACACTACTTTACTTTCAAACGCATTTGATGTTTCTGACAATGTTATCATTGGTCTAACAAGTGATGAATTTGCAGCTAAAAAAGGCAAAATTCCTATAAATAATTATGATCAACGATTTGAAAATTTGACTAATGTAATTTCAAAAGAATTTCCAAATAAATTATTTGAAATAAGTAAATTGGAAAATGATTTTGGTCCTGCAGTTTTAAAAAAAGAAGTTGAAGCTTTGATAGTTAGTGATGAAACAAGTAATCAAGGTCAAAAACTCAATGAATTAAGAGCTCAGAAAAATCTCCCACCTGTTCAAATTGTAACTGTTCCTATGTTTTTGGCAAAGGATGGTACAAGAATTTCTACTACTAGAATTAAAAATTCTGAAATTGATGCTGATGGAAACTTGTTATCAATTGACAAATAGCTTACTGAACTTTGAGTAATTGGAATAAAACAAAATTCATGGATTGAGCCTCATGGCAATCATTAATCATATGATGAAAAAAATTGATACTGATGTGGCTAATCTAAAACAAGGTCTCCATCCTCAAAATCTGTCATATTGGTATGATAAAATCATTAAAGAAACAATTGAAATGGCTCCTCCTTGGTTGCAAGATAAAATCAAAGTTCACCAAGATCCTGTCCTAACAATGAAATTCAATTTAGATATATCAAAACGGGCTGTTAGATATTTTATGATTGTAGTTGATAATAATCTGGATGATATGCCCTATTCTACAAAACTCTATTTTCTGAAAGTTCAGGAAATAATGTCAACTGAAATGGACAAATCTTTAGTTTAAGATATTTTTCATTCTAGGCATAAATCAAAGCTCTAAGTATCTATATCCAATAGATCTGAAATTTACTATCAATGGAATTCTACAAATCAAAGTTTTCAGATAAAAAAAAGTCTCGTAAAAGAACTAGAGACGATGAACCATCTCGTTCCTATAGAAATTCTAGAGATGATAGAGGTTCACGATATTCTAGAAATGATAACAGGGGAGACTCTGCAATTGTAACTTGTTCTGATTGTGGTACTGAATGTGAAGTTCCATTTGTCCCAAGGACTAACAAACCAGTTTATTGTAATGATTGCTTTAGAGATAACAAGTCTCAGGATTCAGGACGTGATAGAAATGACAGATATTCTAGAGATGATAGAGGTTCACGATATTCTAGAAATGATAACAGGGGAGACTCTGCAATTGTAACTTGTTCTGATTGTGGTACTGAATGTGAAGTTCCATTTGTCCCAAGGACTAACAAACCAGTTTATTGTAATGATTGCTTTAGAGATAACAAGTCTCAGGATTCAGGACGTGATAGAAATGACAGATATTCTAGAGATGATAGAGGTTCACGATATTCTAGAAATGATAACAGGGGAGACTCTGCAATTGTAACTTGTTCTGATTGTGGTACTGAATGTGAAGTTCCATTTGTCCCAAGGACTAACAAACCAGTTTATTGTAATGATTGCTTTAGAGATAACAAGTCTCAGGATTCAGGACGTGATAGAAATGACAGATATTCTAGAGATGATAGAGGTTCACGTTTATCATCTAGAAGAGAATCAAACAGAGATAATTCAAAACCTAACAAACCTAGAAGTGATAAATTTTTGAAAAAACAAGAGAGCTTCTATGCAAATGGTTCAGATAAATTTTATGAAACAATTAAAGAAAAATTATATGAAATCTTGGGAGGTAAAATCTGTTCTACTTGTGGATTTAAAGATGAACGAGCTTTAGGAATTAGTCCTATTTCTGAAAATGTAAAATCTGACAATTCTGGACGTGGAGGAGATGCTGCTTCGTGGGGAAAATATATCTCATCACCAGATCTTGCAAGAGAAGAACTCAGAGTATTTTGTTTAAATTGTAATCAAATTAGAGAACCTATTACAAAACGACCAGAAAATAGATCTAGACCAAAATCAAAAAAGAGTAAATATTTTCCTAGATAGACACTAAAATCATTCTTGAGAATTTGTTAACACTTTAATTATAATTATTTTAAAATAAATCTATGAATGGCGATTTCAAGGCATTAGGAATTTCTCTAATAATTGTTGTTGGAGTTGTAACTGCATATGCCATATTCGGCTTGTAGATCACTCTTTTACTATTTCTACAATATTTTTAATAATTTTTGTTGAGATTAGTGTGTGTTCTTTATCTAATACTGACTGAATAAAATCTGCAAAATCTTCTACAGTGTCTTCATTTTCAAGTAATATGCTGTGAGCTGATTTGTCTTTTACTGAAATCACTAATTCGTTTTT from Nitrosopumilus sp. encodes:
- a CDS encoding thioredoxin family protein; the protein is MVLLESQIKLKTGDIAPDFELMGIDDKKHSLRDYSNYKGILVIFMCNHCPYVKAKVDALNELYEKCGKDIAIIGINSNDSTDYPEDSFDAMKETAKEKGFQFDYLVDETQEVAKKYGAMCTPDPFLFNAQNQLVFHGKIDNAMKPDDEATEKTMILNMEKLIAGEKIEKDFDPSIGCSIKWKEN
- a CDS encoding phosphopantetheine adenylyltransferase, with translation MTKFAIVAMGGTFDIIHKGHTTLLSNAFDVSDNVIIGLTSDEFAAKKGKIPINNYDQRFENLTNVISKEFPNKLFEISKLENDFGPAVLKKEVEALIVSDETSNQGQKLNELRAQKNLPPVQIVTVPMFLAKDGTRISTTRIKNSEIDADGNLLSIDK
- a CDS encoding CxxC-x17-CxxC domain-containing protein, giving the protein MEFYKSKFSDKKKSRKRTRDDEPSRSYRNSRDDRGSRYSRNDNRGDSAIVTCSDCGTECEVPFVPRTNKPVYCNDCFRDNKSQDSGRDRNDRYSRDDRGSRYSRNDNRGDSAIVTCSDCGTECEVPFVPRTNKPVYCNDCFRDNKSQDSGRDRNDRYSRDDRGSRYSRNDNRGDSAIVTCSDCGTECEVPFVPRTNKPVYCNDCFRDNKSQDSGRDRNDRYSRDDRGSRLSSRRESNRDNSKPNKPRSDKFLKKQESFYANGSDKFYETIKEKLYEILGGKICSTCGFKDERALGISPISENVKSDNSGRGGDAASWGKYISSPDLAREELRVFCLNCNQIREPITKRPENRSRPKSKKSKYFPR